From the genome of Oryza glaberrima chromosome 1, OglaRS2, whole genome shotgun sequence:
GGGTAGATAGATGCATATTGGGTGCTGGATTTCTTGTGATTTCAATGCTTTCATCGACTAGGCCGATACAATAGCTAGGGTTGGCTTTGGGCTTTGGCGCGGCCCTAAATGCGTTGCTCTCTAACTGTACTGAGTGCTATAGCACGCATCTATGAACCTTTCCCATTCTTGATGCCATGAATTGTTCTCTTCGACAAAGCCTCATTAAAATTATGTATGATCATGGCAAATCCGCCTTGTGCTCTTCCAAATGTTCCTATTCAACAGCTGAAATCAACAAGCACTCAGTTAGTCCTCAGTGACCCACGTGCCTTTGAAGAATTGTTGCATTTAGATAGCAGCCTGCCATCCAACTATTTCCATGGATCAACATCATAGCATTTGACTAACCTGCCTAATTGTCACAGGTCCCACTAGTTCTTGCAATAGGGCCTGAAATACCACTTTTACAATTCCCTTCACAACAGTTAACCatagtgacattttttttccctgcacTTCTTGGTGATCTTATAAGCAGATCCATATCCTACATATTCCTCATTGATATATACTACTGGAATCAAGCAGCGGTGTGGAGGGAGAATCTGACATGGTTACATTGCGGCACTGCTGTCAATGGAAGCTTTCAAGCTGTGCTGGTTCCAGATGTTGGCTAATTCTAAGGTTTGACACGTCCTCTGCAAATCGTGGCCTCTTACAAGCCTTTTCATTGGCCACCTATGGCTAATTGTGCAGAAATCAACTGAGCCATCAATAAATGACCCACTGTGCAAAGCGTTCTGTGCATTGCACCTAGACAGCGGCCTTCCCATGCAATTCAGCAGCAACATGACAACTCTTTACTCCTTCTCGCTAGCTTTGTGTTTATAGAGTTGCATTTTACTGTTGAGTTGCCTTCCTGATTGATTTACCTTTTCTAAGCACAAGATATATCACTATGGATACCTTCTTTTCTGCAGTTCTTGGTGATCTTCTCGGCAGGTCCATATCCTTCATAGTTGACAGTTACTACCAGCAGCATCAGGGTGTGGAGGAGAATCTACAGAAGTTACACCATGTGCTGCTGCGGATCCAAGCCATCGTTGAGGAGGCATCAAGTAGGCACATCACAAATCAAGCTATGCTGCTGCAACTTACGATGCTGAGCAATATGATGTACAGAGGCTACTACTTCCTTGATAATTTCAGGTACCGAATCGTTCGACCGCATGCTCAAGATGAGCTGGGTGATCGCTCTCTTGGCATGTCCCCTTTCAGTCCATTTAAGCGGTTGTGCTTCTCCACTAGAACACGGAAAATTGTATCTGAAGTTTTGGAGAGAAAAGAGCTGCAGAAGATGCTTGGTCACCTGGAAACCATTATTTCTGACATGCAGGAGTTTGTTGTGTTTCTAAGCAGCTACCCTCGTATGGGTCGCCAGCCTTACTGCAGCTACTTGTTGCTAGAAAATTGCATGTTTGGCCGCCAAGCAGAACAAGAGAGGGTAATCAACTTCTTGCTAAAACCATGCCGCCCTGGTGCAGAAGGCTGTGATGTGCTTCCGATAATTGGCCCAGGCAGGGTTGGGAAGAGCACTCTTGTAGAGCATGTCTGTCGCGATGAAAGGGTACGTAAATACTTCTCTACAATTGTTTTCTACAGCCCAGATGGTATTGGGGGTGAATACCATGCGCTTCTTACAGACACCGTTGTAATCAAACATCAAAATCCTTCATCGACTGAACAATCATTGCTTGTCATTGAACTTTCCAATGATATGGATGATGAAACATGGAGAAGGATACTGCACAGATTGAGAAACCACATAACACCTGTGAGTAAGATCATAATAACAAGTCGATCAAAGAACATAGCAACTTTTGGAACAACAGAAGCACTTCAACTAGATTTTCTCCCAAAAGAAGCATTTTGGTACTTCTTCAAGACAATTGCATTCGGGAGCTCAAATCCTGAAGAGGAGCCGAAACTAGCAGCCGTATGTATGGAGATCGCCGTCCTGATGAATGGATCGTTCATTGGAGCACACGTCATTGGTGGAATACTCAGGTCAAATCTTAGTGCTCAATTCTGGTACACCTTTCTTGAATACTATAGATATTTCACAGGCTGGTATATCCACCTCCAAGGTGAACATCAGAGCGACATGTTTAAGAAAAGAAGTGGACTTACTTACATTTGGTCGTATAAAAATTGGTCTGCTGTGACGGCGACATTCCATCTTTATCAAATAAGTTCTGCGAATCTGAATGATCTGCCCGTGATACGAACAAGCGAACTTCTTACTAGAGATATTAAGCTTGAAGGGAAATTTGATGCCCTAGAATGGCGATCTAGTGTACCTCCTTACTACAGCTACATGGCGCATCACGAGGTACTTGCACGACCGCCAATTATTTTTCCTAAGAGGAAGCGATCCCGGCCGATCTAACAAGGGTTAGTTTGATCTAGAACTAGTTTTGAGACATACTCCGGAATATCTCCATCAGTATGGCACAGGAAACAACCATGATGTTATAACAGCAATAGAGTAATAGACTGAGTTTAGCAATTTTGTTAATTCACTTCTTAGCAAGTTATTCTAGCAATTAGCATGGAGTTTCAACTATGTATTTTCCCTTTTTGACTGATATTATTAGCTGTGTCCATCTATGGTTGGAAGTTTATGAtgtaactagcatggtggcccacgtagattgtgcggctagcatACTTAtattctctcatataatagcatatatatgtatatacatacatatatatatatatatacatatatatatatatacatacatatatacatatatatatacatgctacatatatacatacatacatacatacacatatatatatatatagagcagcGTTAAACCGCACCCAGGGTGTGTAATAACTAGAATGCTCCCCTCACATGCCTCAGTACCCtaccccccccccacccacccccaccccaccccacctccATTCCCACCCAGAAAAACCACCTTTCTCTCTACTCCCCCACCCCCAACCGCCCCACACCCGCACCTTTCTGTTGCCACGTTCTTTTTTCTTAGTAAGTAAATTACTTACGGTAGTAAAAGACCTATAAGTAAACGAGTTACTAACACTACTGCACACCCAATTGATTTCTGTTGTTTTCCTTCCAATGTGGAACCataagtaaaagaattactaggaGATTACGTCCGCGCCCAATATTGTTTTCGTCAATAAGTTATTGGTTTTTGTTCACACTGGAGCCTCACTAAGTAAATCAATTACTCGTGAACATATTGTTAGATTAATTCGTTATTGTTGAGTAATAATTTTACTATCTagttaaatatagttaaatagACTCAAGTATTTTTCACGGACACGTAAATGTTTTACAATAAGCCTACACGATATGAATACAATGAGAAATATGAGAATAGTAACTTTTTTACAATAAGCCTACACGGCATGAAACAATCATACGGTGTGAGTAAACATTGTACTCCATGACAATATAACATACATCTAGAGACCGGCCGGTGGTTGGTGGCGGAGATGACTGGCGCTGGCTGGACATTGACGGCGTCGCGGCATGGAGGTGGTCGTTGCTGCTCCTCCATGGCACTGGCTAGCAACCGGATCTGAAAATGTACTTGGTTGTATTCACATGAGCATAATGTACTCTGCTATACCTGAAAATGAGAAAGCAAAAATTAAATCCGGACTATAGTGTTCTTGGGCTCGCCTTACTCCCAGCCTACAATTGAACATTGTGCAACTCAGCGGAATGAGAAAACAAATACCAAATCCAGAAATAAATCTATTTGGTCAAGATGATCGGAATAAATCATTCAGCTGCAaggttcattttctagattttctAGTTCAACTGAGCCGAATGAATCATTCCGCTGCACTATATTACAAATGGGCAGATGGCACAGTTCTAGAAGGGTTAAAACTAGAGGGTGAGCATTTAAGTAAAACCAAATAGATCCGTCTAAAACAATGATAAATTCTCAGATCATGAATCATGACACATCAGTAAATAACATTTGAAAGATAGATTTTTTTCCTCCGCGATGCAAAACTGGGATAAAAAATGGCTCATTTTTTCCTTCGCATAAATAAATGGGAATCAAGGAGTTTTAATCCTTCACTGATAAAAAACGTTACCATCATCACGTTAATAGGTTGTAGATTATTTTATTCAAACACCTATGCTCTGTTGAACCACAAAATTTCAGAGAGCAGTTCAGAGAAAATCAATTGATATGCTCTGTTGAACCACAAAACTTCATAGAACTGCTACCGAATTGAGCTTCTAGAGTTTTCATTTATCAAACATATCAGAGAACCTGATGATGATGCTATTGGCAGTTTTCCAAATATTGCACGCACAAATATATCACTAAACAAATGAAATTCACATGGGAACACTTTTCTGAATATATTGCACAAACAATTCATGACTGAACAAATGAAAATTAAGATGAGAGCATGGTTCTTCATGCGTTGCAAAAAAAACCTCTGGTATCAGGGCTATTAACTCATGATGCTTGATCCAGCAAAAGCAGCAATCATCACAACAATACATAGAACCAAATTCACTAAGAATACATGATCATTTATGAAAATATGTCCAATTACAGCTATTTCTGAAAATGCAAGCTCTAACAGATAGCACCGGTGGTTTATACAAGTTTTGAGTTGTATAAATTTGAGATTACTGTCGAAATTCAAACATACACAGATCATATCAGCCATGACATCTTAATTTATGAATAACGCTAGCACAAGTGGCTTGGATAATTTCTGaatcatataaattttgaaCAGAACACATGAACATTGAGAATTTAGCAGGCTTATTACAAACTACAAAGATATAAAGGGgcaaatttttcatttaataCCCTTATCGCTATTGATTTGTAATACTTGGTTACTGCTAAGCAAGGGAATAATATTAAGATGCTCTTAGAACAGCTCTGTTCAACTAGATCGAGACCACAAAAAGCCAAAAGCACAATAGTAACAAGCTCAGCTCAGAACTTCCATCgatccaataaaaaaaaggaactaacCAGCGCCGCTGAGGGTGCAGCAGCACCAAATCCCACCGTTCTCCAGTCAGGCCTGGCAGGACTAGTCGCTGGCGCCTACAGCAATGCGATCGACGAGCACTGTCTGTCCACGGGCAGTGGCGGACCTGCAAGCAGCAACCTACACCTCTGCCTGGGTCTCTGCTATGCTTCGACAGCCCAATGGTCGTCGATCCACCCCAGATCAGGCGAGTCCCGAGCCTACATTGACTGCATCCAGCGggggacgccggcggcggctagagAGGGAGGTCGGAGTCATGGGAGAAGGCAGCACCAGTGAGCACGAAGCCTTCCCCGGATCAGCCGTTGCCCAGTCGtagccgccggatctggcaccACTCAACTCGCATGCCACGGGAGTTGGGAGCAGGTCCCGGTCGGGTCCGGCACGAGCAGTCTGCGCGCCCCGCCCATCACCTCCAAGACGCTCGCGCCCTACCCAGCGGCGCCGATGGCCTCGGCGAGCGCGGGCGGAATGGCGGCGAATGCGCCCGACTGGAGGAGCACGAAGCCTCTTCCCCCTCGCCTCCCCCATCCTCCACCGCCgcaagccgtcgccgtcgccggccacacCATTGCCGACTCCTCCGCTGggctctcctcccgccgccaccggatccgGGCGGAGGacggccgcccgccgctgccgcaagccgtcgccgtcgcaggccgtcgtcgtcgccggccgcgcccgccgctgccgcaagGCGTCGCCATCGCTGGCTACCGGAGGAAGCCCGAGCCAATAGCCGCACGCCGCCCACGCGCCTCGTCATCACCGGATTCACCGCCCGAACCTCCTCGTCTCCGAGCCGTGGCTGGatgcgcctcgccgccgctcctcctcatcCCTGAACTGCCGCTGCCGGAGCCGCACGCCGATACGGCCACGACCCGACGACGACCCCCGGTGGGAGTGGGCGGTGATTAGGTCGGCCGCCCGTCGCCTGCACGCCGCCACTCCTTGgccgtaggcggcggcggcggtggggcagGGGAGGAGCACCAGATCCGTAAAAAGTGGAGAGAAAGGAGAAAGTGGTGGACGGTTTCTACTACAAGACAGGGAGTGAGTAATATAGGCAGCAGATAGATTTGATAGTAAATATGGGGGAGAAAATGGTGATTATACCATCCTCAAAACAGGGATTCGCTGAAATGCCATTCTACAGTTGGGATTCGCCTAAATACCACTTTCAACTAAGCCCAACCCGCTGAAATGTCATTCTCTTCCTTTGTAGTAAATCAAAATcactttctctcttttctcacaACTTtgatgaccaaaatacccctggtTCATTCGATTTAGAGGATATAGAGTACCATATACACAGGATGTGATAAACATATGAAAAAAGGACCTTTACATCCTAGGAACTACCAAACCAAGCGTGCCTCAAACAACACCATGTAAGCATCACTCATTAAGCATCATTAACAGCATTCAAACAACACCAGTTAAGCATCATTAACAGCATGCTTCCCAGATCATTCGCAGATCACTCCCAACCACAAAATACATAATCACTCAAACTGAGTTCATATATCATAAACATTGGAGACACAATAATTGAGTTCACATCTCAGTTCATAAGCTAGATAATTGAGTTCACATCTCAGTTCACAAAAGGTAAATATAGAGTTCACCTCAACTAGGCATAATTTTTAGTTCACAAAAGGTAAATATAGAGTTCACACATCAACTTAGTTGGTCTTCCTTTTCTTTGGTGTAAGCTTTCTagcactcttctttttttctgcaGGTGGCCTACTGGTCATATGAGAGGAACAAGCTTCTGTCATGGTGGGTTGAGAGCAGCTAGGAGCTGTCAAAGTGTGCTGAGAACTTGTTCCTTGTCCCATAGCCGGCTGAGAACTTGATCCTTCTCCCAACAACATAGCAAGTCGGCTACAAGTTTACAAATATAGGTCAAGATAATATGGAGCTAAAAATATACAAGTTCAGCAAAATGTGAGAACATAAATATACAACTGTAGATCAAGCTTAGCTACATGTAAAACTGAAATATAGCTAAATGTAATTAGCATATAATTTATAGGTTTAGACATATAGCTAAATACTACAACTAACAACATAGTACAAAATATGTCTAGGTATTGTGTAAGGTTCAGAAATATAACTCTTAGATAGGCAGGATCAGAAATAATACTAACCGTCTTGTCGCTCGAATAGGGCTGTCATTCAATATACTTTCTCTGGTTGGGTTTGTTGGAGTAGAAACTTGTGGTCCAGGAGCCTTTCCATACTTTGTGGTATTCCATGTGGCTTTCTCTTCCTGCAAATTTAGTAAAAGCAGGAGTAAATCAAGTCAACAAAggtaaattgtgaaaaaaacagaaataaaaGCTGCAGCCTTGCCTTTTCTTTGTTCCACACCCCCAGCCAACATCACCCCGCCAACCAAATCCACACCCCCAT
Proteins encoded in this window:
- the LOC127780689 gene encoding putative disease resistance protein RGA3 isoform X1; protein product: MLLQLTMLSNMMYRGYYFLDNFRYRIVRPHAQDELGDRSLGMSPFSPFKRLCFSTRTRKIVSEVLERKELQKMLGHLETIISDMQEFVVFLSSYPRMGRQPYCSYLLLENCMFGRQAEQERVINFLLKPCRPGAEGCDVLPIIGPGRVGKSTLVEHVCRDERVRKYFSTIVFYSPDGIGGEYHALLTDTVVIKHQNPSSTEQSLLVIELSNDMDDETWRRILHRLRNHITPVSKIIITSRSKNIATFGTTEALQLDFLPKEAFWYFFKTIAFGSSNPEEEPKLAAVCMEIAVLMNGSFIGAHVIGGILRSNLSAQFWYTFLEYYRYFTGWYIHLQGEHQSDMFKKRSGLTYIWSYKNWSAVTATFHLYQISSANLNDLPVIRTSELLTRDIKLEGKFDALEWRSSVPPYYSYMAHHEVLARPPIIFPKRKRSRPI
- the LOC127780689 gene encoding putative disease resistance protein RGA3 isoform X2, with amino-acid sequence MSPFSPFKRLCFSTRTRKIVSEVLERKELQKMLGHLETIISDMQEFVVFLSSYPRMGRQPYCSYLLLENCMFGRQAEQERVINFLLKPCRPGAEGCDVLPIIGPGRVGKSTLVEHVCRDERVRKYFSTIVFYSPDGIGGEYHALLTDTVVIKHQNPSSTEQSLLVIELSNDMDDETWRRILHRLRNHITPVSKIIITSRSKNIATFGTTEALQLDFLPKEAFWYFFKTIAFGSSNPEEEPKLAAVCMEIAVLMNGSFIGAHVIGGILRSNLSAQFWYTFLEYYRYFTGWYIHLQGEHQSDMFKKRSGLTYIWSYKNWSAVTATFHLYQISSANLNDLPVIRTSELLTRDIKLEGKFDALEWRSSVPPYYSYMAHHEVLARPPIIFPKRKRSRPI
- the LOC127780689 gene encoding disease resistance protein RGA2-like isoform X3 — protein: MDTFFSAVLGDLLGRSISFIVDSYYQQHQGVEENLQKLHHVLLRIQAIVEEASSRHITNQAMLLQLTMLSNMMYRGYYFLDNFRYRIVRPHAQDELGDRSLGMSPFSPFKRLCFSTRTRKIVSEVLERKELQKMLGHLETIISDMQEFVVFLSSYPRMGRQPYCSYLLLENCMFGRQAEQERVINFLLKPCRPGAEGCDVLPIIGPGRVGKSTLVEHVCRDERTPL